The following coding sequences are from one Methanohalophilus halophilus window:
- a CDS encoding ATP-binding cassette domain-containing protein, with product MTMVVVTMGFAREVADRAFFMDDGPVVEEGSTEDLFTNTRHERTKSFLSKVCNFLILLVIIKILLN from the coding sequence ATGACCATGGTTGTTGTCACAATGGGCTTTGCAAGAGAAGTAGCTGATAGGGCCTTCTTTATGGACGACGGCCCGGTAGTGGAGGAAGGTAGCACTGAAGATCTTTTCACAAATACCCGACATGAACGGACAAAATCTTTCCTCAGCAAGGTTTGTAATTTTCTTATTTTATTGGTTATTATTAAGATTCTTTTAAATTAG